The sequence below is a genomic window from Streptomyces sudanensis.
ACACCACCGGTACGAAACTGGGCGCGGGCGGCGGCTGGTGGGCGGCCTCCCGTTCCGACGAGGACGGCTCCGAGCCGTACTCGGTGTGGGCCGGGCGAGCCGACGGCAAGGGCCAACCGAAGCTGATGAGCCCCAACGACGGCCGGTATCACGCCAATCCGTCCACCGACGGCAGGACCGTGGTGTGGCAGGCCTACGGCCCCGGCGGCGTCGAGCTCCTGGCGAGGCCGCTCGCGGGCGGCGTCGTACGCACGCTGTGGTCCGGCCGCAGCGGCGGAAGCGTCTCCGGTGTCGACGGCGACGTCGTGGCCTTCACCTACGCGAACGTGGGCGGGCGTTCGGCGGTGGCCTACCTGAGCCTGAAGGATCCGAGGAACATCGAGACGTTCGGCGGCGGGACCTACCGCCGGGCCTACTCGCCGTCGGTGAGCGACGGCAAGGTCGCCTACCGCGAGTGGCGGCGGGTGGCGCTGGGCGCGCGCGCCGTCTACGAGTGGCGGATCCTCGTCGTCGACGTCGCGACCGGCGAGAGCACGGTGATCGAGGAGTACCCCGCCGCCACGAGCCTCGGTCCGACGGCCGTCAACGGCACCCACGTCTTCTGGCTCCTCGACGAGGATCCCGCCGACGGCGCGACGACCCTGCGGCGAGCCACCCTGGAGGGGTCCGAAGCGGTGGACCTCCTTCCCGCGCACGGGCCGGACGCGCGGTACGCGCGCGACCTGACGGTCTCCGAGGACAGCGCGACGGTTCTCAGCTACCTGCCCGACGCCCCCGTCAGCAACGAGGCCAGCCCCAAGCTCCACCAGTTCGCGGCTGCCGGGACCCCCGGCGCCCCGGGCACCTACAAGGGCCGTGTCTCCTGCAACCGGGGGGCCCAGACGCACCCCGCGGCCGTCGGCGGCGGCCGGGTGGTGTGGCTGGACTCGACGACCGGGACCACCGACGTGGTCACGCGCGCCCGGCCCGCGGGCCGCTGCGACCGGGGCGCGCGCTGAGTCGCGGGTGAGGACGCGCGGGGTGCACGGGGCGGTCCGCGTCCCCGGGGNGGGGGTGGAGGAGGCGCTGCGGGGCTGCTGCACGGCCCTGTGGCGGACGGCGCTCTCGAGGCACTCCGCGAGGCGGAAGCCGCGCCGCCCCGACCGGCGGGGCGGCCCGTACGCGAGGGGCCGTCCACGCTCCGGGATCCCGCCGGGCGCCTGACCTCGACGGCACCGGACACGGCGAGCGGCTCCTGGAAGCCGGTTTCGCCGGTGCGCTCGTCGATCGGCGGGTGCGCCGGCCGAGGTGCGTCGACGCGCCCTCGGCCGCGTGCGGGGGGCCGGTGAGCAGGCCGAGGCCGTCCGGGGCGTTCGGGGTCTCGGCCGGCTCGGGCAGCGCGGCGCTCCGTCGGGCGCGGCTCGCGTCCGGCGCGGCTCGCGTCCGGCGCGGCTCGCGTCCGGCGCNGCTCGCGTCCGGCGNNGCTCGCGTCCGGCGCGCGGGCGCGTCCGGCGCGCGGGCGCGTCCGGTGAGGTCCGCTCCGGCGGCGACCGCGTCCGGGACGCCGCGGCGGCGGGGCGCCCTGTCCTGCTCCTTCGCAGGTCGCGGGCGCGGCGGTGCGGACGGTACGCCCGCACCGCCGCGCCGGGCCGGTCCCGAAAGGCGGGCAGCCGTTCCGGGGGCGCGCCTTTCGGGACCGGCTGGACAGCGTGCGCCCGGGCGCACGGTGCCCGGNNGNGCCGCCGACACCGCGCGGCAGGTCACCGGCTTCGCCGCGGTCNNCGCCCNNGCGGCGGCCCCGTCCCGGCACGCCTCCGCACCGCCCGGCTTCGGCCGGGCCGCAGCCGCGGACACCGCCACCCCCGCCGCCCCGTCGGAGCCCGCGCCACCGGTGCGGGCCCCCGCTCCTCCCGTGCGGGTGCTGGTACCGGGCGTGGGGCTGGACGCCCCGGTCCGGCCGGTCGGCGTCACCGGGGCGGGCGACCTGGCCGTACCCGCCGACCCCGCCGTCGCGGGCTGGTACCGCTTCGGGCCGGCACCGGGCGGCCCGCGGGGCTCATCCGTCCTGGTGGGCCACGTCGACGACGGCACCGGGGCCCTCGGCGAGTTCGCGGCGCTCCGCGATGTCGCGGCCGGCGATTCGGTGGAGGTGCGGCGCGCCGGGAGCACGCCGGTCCGCTACCGCGTCACCGCGCGCTCCACGGTCCCGAAGGACGCGCTCCCGGCCCGGGTGTTCCGCAGGAGCGGCCCGCCGGTCCTCACCCTCGTCACCTGCGCCCCTCCCTTCGTCCCCGAGGCCGGCGGCTACCAGGCCAACCTGATCGCCACCGCGGAGCCGGCGGACACCTGAGCCCGCCGGCCCCGGGCCCCGCCNGNNNCCNGGCCGGCGGGCTCAGGAAACAACCGGCGAACCGTCCGGCGGCCCCGCTCCGGCCGGACGTCCTCGACCGCGTACGGCACGCCTGCGGGGCGGCCCGGTCGCCCGGCGGCGCCGGTGGCACGCCGGCCGGCGGGGCGGGCAGGACGGCTGGCCCGCCGCAGTGCGGGCGCGCCCGGGATCCCCGGGCCCGGCCCGCCACGGCGGTGGCGGTGGCGGTGGCGGTGGCGAAGGAGGCGTGGCCGCGTTCGTCGTGGCGGGAGGCGACCGCCCGGGACCGCTCCGTGCGGTCGACCGCCCGCCCGGCGGTGCCGCGCCTCCGGTGGCGCTGCTCGTCGAAGCCGGAGGCCGTCCATCATGTGCGGCTCACCGGGGCCCGCGTCGGCCCGGTCGGCAGCGCGTCCCGTCCCGGGTCCTGGTGACCGGACTCGCCGCCCCTGTCGGGGGCGGTCGGCGGGGCATCGACCGCGGGCTCTCGTCACCCGCGTGCAGCCGCGGCGCCCGACCGTCGGCGTTTCGGCCAATCCGCTCCGGCCGCGTGCTCTTGCGCGGCAAGGGTCGATGCATGGTGCAGCTTCGGAGAACCGCTCAACCCCGGGAAAGGCAACCCGTCCGAAAGCGCATGTGTTCGAAATCGCGGCGGCGTCGTTGGACACGCCGACACCACCATCACGTCCACGAGGGGGAACACGTCGATGAGAAACGAACCAGCCGGTGGCGGAGCGAAGAACCCTCCGAGGTCCCCCGTCCCGGACGGCATCTCGGATGCCGAGCGGGAGTTGTACGGAGGCCGGTTG
It includes:
- a CDS encoding class F sortase → MGLDAPVRPVGVTGAGDLAVPADPAVAGWYRFGPAPGGPRGSSVLVGHVDDGTGALGEFAALRDVAAGDSVEVRRAGSTPVRYRVTARSTVPKDALPARVFRRSGPPVLTLVTCAPPFVPEAGGYQANLIATAEPADT